In Ilumatobacter fluminis, the following proteins share a genomic window:
- a CDS encoding STAS domain-containing protein: MDHQSDPSVDDLSVEADGNRLLVRGEIDAHTAPRLGQALEAIDGDVVLDLSETDFVDSSGLRVLVQHHQAFAARNSSMVIADPSSPVERVFELSSLDDFFDIRHS, from the coding sequence ATGGACCACCAATCAGACCCGAGTGTGGACGACCTCTCCGTGGAGGCCGACGGCAACCGACTCCTCGTCCGTGGTGAGATCGACGCCCACACCGCCCCCCGACTGGGTCAGGCCCTCGAAGCGATCGACGGCGACGTCGTCCTCGACCTGTCCGAGACCGATTTCGTCGACTCGAGCGGCCTGCGCGTCCTCGTGCAGCACCACCAGGCGTTCGCTGCCCGCAACTCGTCGATGGTGATCGCCGATCCGTCGTCGCCGGTCGAGCGCGTCTTCGAACTGAGCTCGCTCGACGACTTCTTCGACATCCGCCACAGCTGA
- a CDS encoding cupin domain-containing protein, whose amino-acid sequence MTGEGGEAACWAHLVDADDARPGSGVVWSLPHGGDLDGNLVHLRPGAVIDPHVNAELDVLIVVWSGSGRLTVDGVARELERGVATVVPKGAERSIAALDDLRYLSIHRHRDTLSISPR is encoded by the coding sequence GTGACCGGCGAGGGCGGCGAGGCGGCCTGTTGGGCGCACCTCGTCGACGCCGACGATGCCCGACCCGGCAGCGGCGTGGTGTGGAGCCTGCCGCACGGCGGCGACCTGGACGGCAACCTGGTGCACCTGCGCCCCGGGGCCGTCATCGACCCACACGTCAACGCCGAGCTCGACGTGCTGATCGTCGTCTGGAGCGGGAGCGGCCGACTCACCGTCGACGGAGTCGCTCGGGAGCTGGAGCGAGGCGTGGCCACGGTCGTGCCCAAGGGTGCCGAACGGTCGATCGCAGCGCTCGACGACCTCCGCTACCTCAGCATCCATCGACACCGTGACACGCTGAGCATCTCACCGCGCTGA
- a CDS encoding DUF3179 domain-containing protein: protein MGPHPTATRRSAALVAAALFLAACGSSDDPGSTDGSSSDSDDPSGSTVTSNDTTHDTTDDPPRSTDPVVIDRIEPSPPDVQESGLDLLRLDRQPDDSALPDPIVPLAEITSGGPPPDGIPSIDDPQFARPDSIDFLDDDEPVLSLDIDGDVRAYPVQILIWHEIVNDTVGGIPVSVTYCPLCNSAVAYDRRVGDRILEFGTSGSLWNSALVMYDRQTESLWSHFTGQAIAGELTGTELVDFPLTTIGWAEWREQHPDGIVLTRDTGRERDYGRNPYPGYDDIDGTPFLFEGEVDGRFTAMTRIVGVERDGVALGIQLALLEDERLVATEFDDDDIVAFWTPGTASALDANTVSGGADVGTTGVFEREVDGVVLDFRAEGDGFVDEQTGSTWNVFGRATDGELTGTQLEQLPHVDTFWFAWSTFRPDSSIVS from the coding sequence ATGGGACCACACCCGACCGCGACCCGTCGCTCGGCCGCCCTGGTCGCGGCAGCACTCTTCCTCGCCGCCTGCGGATCGTCCGACGACCCCGGCTCGACCGATGGCAGCTCGTCCGACTCGGACGACCCCTCGGGTTCGACGGTCACATCGAACGACACGACACATGACACGACGGACGACCCGCCGCGCTCCACGGACCCCGTCGTCATCGACCGGATCGAGCCATCACCGCCGGACGTGCAGGAGTCCGGGCTCGATCTGCTCCGGCTGGACCGCCAACCAGACGACAGCGCACTGCCGGATCCGATCGTGCCGCTCGCCGAGATCACGAGTGGCGGCCCGCCGCCCGACGGCATCCCGTCGATCGACGACCCGCAGTTCGCGCGACCCGACTCCATCGACTTCCTCGACGACGACGAACCCGTGCTCTCGCTCGACATCGACGGCGACGTGCGCGCCTACCCGGTCCAGATCCTGATCTGGCACGAGATCGTCAACGACACGGTCGGCGGGATCCCCGTCTCGGTGACGTACTGCCCACTGTGCAACTCGGCCGTGGCCTACGACCGTCGCGTCGGCGATCGCATCCTCGAGTTCGGCACGTCGGGAAGTCTCTGGAACTCGGCGCTCGTCATGTACGACCGCCAGACCGAATCGCTCTGGAGCCACTTCACCGGTCAGGCGATCGCCGGTGAACTCACCGGTACCGAACTGGTCGACTTCCCCCTCACCACGATCGGCTGGGCCGAGTGGCGCGAGCAGCATCCGGACGGCATCGTTCTCACTCGTGACACGGGCCGCGAACGCGACTACGGCCGCAACCCGTACCCCGGCTACGACGACATCGACGGCACCCCGTTCCTGTTCGAGGGGGAGGTCGACGGCCGCTTCACGGCGATGACCCGGATCGTCGGCGTCGAACGCGACGGCGTGGCACTCGGTATCCAGCTGGCGCTCCTCGAGGACGAACGCCTCGTCGCCACCGAGTTCGACGACGACGACATCGTCGCGTTCTGGACACCCGGCACGGCGTCAGCCCTGGATGCCAACACGGTGAGCGGAGGCGCCGACGTCGGCACCACCGGGGTGTTCGAGCGCGAGGTCGACGGTGTCGTGCTCGACTTCCGGGCGGAGGGCGACGGGTTCGTCGACGAGCAGACCGGTTCGACGTGGAACGTGTTCGGCCGGGCGACCGATGGCGAACTCACCGGGACCCAGCTCGAACAGCTCCCCCATGTCGACACCTTCTGGTTCGCCTGGTCCACCTTCCGGCCCGACTCGTCGATCGTGAGCTGA
- a CDS encoding DsbA family protein — translation MSPALVVYGDFNCPYSALASERAARLEQHGAARVEWRCVEHDPSIGPDEFPMTGAHHDQYATEIEHVRALSSDGEADGFRVPSRRLNTRDINHTYASADSVRRAGLRQTLFAAYWIRDLDVTDDAVIESLVADVPSSLSDDESSSRSDVAEFFVRTWTAEWREVGRGTVPVVVTDAGTVARGLDALELLSELGRTDRVDA, via the coding sequence GTGAGCCCCGCACTCGTCGTCTACGGCGACTTCAACTGTCCGTACAGCGCACTGGCCTCCGAGCGAGCCGCTCGCCTCGAACAACACGGTGCGGCGCGGGTCGAATGGCGTTGCGTCGAGCACGATCCGTCGATCGGCCCGGACGAGTTCCCGATGACCGGTGCGCATCACGACCAGTACGCGACCGAGATCGAGCACGTTCGAGCGCTGTCCTCCGACGGCGAGGCCGATGGCTTTCGGGTGCCCTCGCGCCGGCTCAACACGCGCGACATCAACCACACCTACGCGTCCGCCGACTCGGTGCGTCGGGCGGGGCTCCGCCAGACGTTGTTCGCCGCGTACTGGATCCGTGACCTCGACGTCACCGACGACGCGGTGATCGAATCGCTGGTCGCCGACGTGCCGTCGTCGCTGTCGGACGACGAGTCGTCGTCGCGCAGCGACGTGGCCGAGTTCTTCGTGCGGACCTGGACGGCGGAGTGGCGTGAGGTGGGCCGAGGCACGGTGCCGGTCGTCGTCACCGACGCCGGCACCGTCGCCCGTGGGCTCGACGCGCTCGAGTTGCTCAGTGAGCTCGGACGAACGGATCGGGTCGATGCCTGA
- a CDS encoding carbohydrate-binding domain-containing protein, with protein MHRSTPAPTTDTRSTSSRRNTWYLAPLVATLLVIAGCSAGESSQSAAGSDGAATVETTGDVETDTAGDTDDEATAIEAATTENQESHFDEADLEYDDSAVVTIALDGTTATADSGDVSVDGSTVTISAAGTYSLSGSLADGQVVVDVADTDDVILILDGVEITNADGAAIAVMEADSAVVMLADGTTNQLTDGATYSFPDADTDEPNATLYSAADLTIAGTGELVVEANYNDGITSKDGLVIESGTISVVAADDGIRGKDYLIVEGGTITVDAAGDGFKADNEEDAERGYVLVADGVIGITAGDDGIQAATDVEVTGGQLTIDAGTVSGTGRAVQGDVLVTIGGGVIDATSVDDAIHSNNEVVIDGGTIVLASGDDGIHGDLAVTINGGTITVTDSFEGIESEVITVNDGIIDITSNDDGLNVASAEASTTTEAGDQGLGRGGAPGGAPGDEAVGDYYININGGTIAITVTGALAEQGDGIDANGHIVMTGGVVAVSGPTDTRNSALDYSGGSFSMSGGLLIGTNVDGRNSEGVGTGSSQASLYLTSGSTIGAGTVVQIETTDGESLVTFAPENDYSVIVFSSPDLVAGESYDVYLGGSVDGDSATGLYDEVAVAGELAGTVTATV; from the coding sequence ATGCATCGCAGCACCCCCGCCCCCACCACCGACACCCGCTCGACGTCGAGCCGCAGGAACACTTGGTATCTGGCACCGCTCGTCGCCACGCTCCTGGTGATCGCCGGCTGTTCGGCCGGCGAATCGTCGCAGTCCGCGGCCGGAAGCGACGGCGCAGCGACGGTCGAGACCACGGGCGACGTCGAGACCGACACCGCTGGAGACACCGACGACGAGGCGACCGCCATCGAGGCGGCGACGACCGAGAACCAGGAGTCGCACTTCGACGAGGCCGACCTCGAGTACGACGACTCGGCGGTCGTGACGATCGCACTCGACGGCACCACGGCGACCGCCGACTCCGGCGATGTGTCGGTCGACGGTTCGACCGTCACGATCTCCGCCGCGGGCACCTACTCGCTGAGCGGAAGCCTGGCCGACGGCCAGGTGGTGGTCGACGTGGCCGACACCGACGACGTGATCCTGATCCTCGACGGTGTCGAGATCACCAACGCCGACGGCGCGGCGATTGCCGTGATGGAGGCCGACAGCGCCGTCGTGATGCTGGCCGACGGCACCACGAACCAACTCACCGACGGAGCCACCTACAGCTTCCCCGACGCCGACACCGACGAACCGAACGCAACCCTGTACTCGGCCGCCGACCTCACGATCGCCGGCACCGGCGAACTGGTCGTCGAGGCCAACTACAACGACGGCATCACGAGCAAGGATGGCCTGGTCATCGAGTCGGGCACCATCTCGGTCGTCGCCGCCGACGACGGCATTCGCGGCAAGGACTACCTCATCGTCGAGGGCGGCACGATCACGGTCGACGCCGCCGGCGACGGCTTCAAGGCCGACAACGAGGAGGATGCCGAGCGCGGCTATGTCCTCGTCGCGGACGGCGTGATCGGCATCACGGCAGGCGACGACGGCATCCAGGCCGCCACCGACGTCGAGGTGACCGGCGGCCAACTGACCATCGACGCCGGGACGGTGTCCGGCACCGGACGAGCCGTCCAAGGCGACGTCCTGGTGACCATCGGTGGTGGCGTGATCGACGCCACCTCGGTCGACGACGCGATCCACTCGAACAACGAGGTCGTGATCGACGGCGGCACCATCGTCCTGGCATCGGGCGACGACGGCATCCACGGTGACCTCGCCGTGACGATCAATGGCGGCACGATCACCGTCACCGACTCGTTCGAGGGCATCGAGTCGGAAGTCATCACCGTCAACGACGGGATCATCGACATCACCTCGAACGACGACGGCCTGAACGTCGCGAGCGCCGAAGCGAGCACGACGACAGAGGCCGGCGACCAAGGCCTCGGACGTGGCGGCGCTCCCGGTGGCGCCCCCGGCGACGAAGCCGTCGGCGACTACTACATCAACATCAACGGCGGGACGATCGCGATCACGGTCACCGGAGCGCTCGCCGAGCAGGGCGACGGCATCGATGCCAACGGCCACATCGTGATGACCGGTGGCGTGGTCGCCGTGAGCGGCCCGACCGACACCCGCAACAGCGCCTTGGACTACAGCGGTGGTTCGTTCAGCATGAGCGGCGGCCTCCTCATCGGCACGAACGTCGACGGTCGCAACTCCGAGGGCGTCGGCACCGGCTCCAGCCAGGCGTCGCTGTATCTGACCTCGGGTTCGACGATCGGCGCCGGCACCGTGGTCCAGATCGAGACCACCGATGGCGAGAGCCTCGTCACCTTCGCACCCGAGAACGACTACAGCGTGATCGTGTTCTCGTCGCCCGATCTCGTCGCCGGCGAGTCCTACGACGTTTATCTCGGCGGCTCGGTCGACGGCGACTCGGCCACCGGCCTCTACGACGAGGTCGCCGTGGCGGGCGAGCTGGCCGGCACCGTGACGGCGACCGTCTGA
- a CDS encoding PP2C family protein-serine/threonine phosphatase: MCGVLIGYYVGAVAAYEMLELSSLGAAFFPPAGVALAALIASPTRRWAPILIAVAIAETFVNIQHGVAIGLPLAGFALANVLGPLVGAFAVTRHSHRIDLARVSDLMWFIGGGVLLGPLVSGLVGGTTVWMTTPRPFVDTAAAWWLGDALGAMIVGALIISMFATDLPRFSLPETVLTVAFTGGVAFVIHWWTTQPAGFIAIIPLMFLSARNGTRAAAIGSMLITAVVVASWVGGHGSVSGFSAEGGVLLTKLQLLTMAAAALLVAAEAAELEAASRLAGVQYETVQLLRRALAPDTEMHGRFADAEGVSRSADQRLEVGGDWYDIIETDDDRVGIVIGDVVGHGEEALIQMGQLRFAAQAFVMMSRDSGQVLEWLAYYADTCTGGTYATCLVAYYDPATGQLNYASAGHPPGLVGSGDGSWRWLSGARSTPIGVPSNKQRVSETIEVDGDASLVVYTDGVVERAGEIIDTGLARMFDAVSGPEHNSVTQLVDRLVTAGSDDASFVRVELRRGQPVVAVPSDGSAPFPPPA; this comes from the coding sequence GTGTGCGGTGTCCTCATCGGGTACTACGTCGGCGCCGTCGCTGCCTACGAGATGCTCGAGTTGTCGAGCCTCGGTGCGGCATTCTTCCCGCCCGCCGGCGTTGCGCTCGCCGCCTTGATCGCGAGCCCGACCCGACGGTGGGCCCCCATCTTGATCGCCGTCGCGATCGCCGAGACGTTCGTCAACATCCAGCACGGCGTCGCCATCGGACTACCGCTCGCCGGATTCGCGCTCGCCAATGTGCTCGGCCCCCTCGTCGGCGCCTTCGCAGTGACGCGACACTCCCATCGCATCGACCTGGCGCGCGTGAGCGACCTGATGTGGTTCATCGGTGGCGGTGTGCTGCTCGGACCACTCGTGAGCGGGCTGGTCGGGGGCACCACGGTGTGGATGACCACCCCCCGACCGTTCGTCGATACCGCCGCCGCATGGTGGCTCGGTGATGCGCTCGGGGCCATGATCGTCGGCGCACTCATCATCTCGATGTTCGCAACCGACCTGCCGCGCTTCTCGCTCCCGGAGACGGTGCTGACGGTTGCCTTCACGGGTGGCGTCGCATTCGTCATCCACTGGTGGACGACCCAGCCGGCCGGCTTCATCGCCATCATCCCTCTCATGTTCCTCTCGGCTCGCAATGGCACCCGAGCTGCAGCGATCGGTTCGATGCTGATCACAGCCGTGGTCGTCGCCTCATGGGTGGGTGGACACGGATCCGTCTCGGGTTTCTCCGCCGAAGGCGGCGTCCTGCTGACCAAGCTGCAACTGCTGACGATGGCCGCCGCAGCGCTCCTCGTCGCCGCCGAAGCGGCCGAACTCGAGGCCGCGTCCCGGCTGGCCGGCGTCCAGTACGAGACGGTGCAGCTGCTGCGCCGGGCGCTTGCACCTGACACCGAGATGCACGGCCGGTTCGCCGACGCCGAGGGCGTGTCCCGGTCGGCCGATCAGCGGCTCGAGGTCGGCGGCGACTGGTACGACATCATCGAGACCGACGACGACCGTGTCGGCATCGTCATCGGCGACGTCGTCGGCCACGGTGAGGAAGCCCTGATCCAGATGGGGCAGCTGCGCTTCGCCGCTCAGGCGTTCGTCATGATGAGCCGCGACAGCGGTCAGGTGCTCGAATGGCTCGCGTACTACGCCGACACGTGCACGGGCGGCACCTATGCCACGTGTCTGGTCGCCTACTACGACCCCGCCACCGGTCAGCTGAACTACGCCTCCGCCGGCCACCCGCCGGGCCTCGTCGGTTCGGGGGACGGGTCGTGGCGCTGGCTCAGCGGGGCGCGATCGACCCCGATCGGCGTTCCGTCGAACAAGCAGCGAGTGTCGGAGACGATCGAGGTCGACGGCGATGCCTCGCTCGTCGTCTACACCGACGGCGTCGTCGAGCGTGCCGGTGAGATCATCGACACCGGCCTCGCCCGGATGTTCGACGCCGTGTCCGGACCCGAGCACAACTCGGTGACCCAGCTCGTCGACCGTCTGGTGACCGCCGGCTCCGACGACGCGTCGTTCGTCCGGGTCGAACTGCGGCGCGGCCAACCGGTCGTCGCCGTGCCCTCCGACGGCAGCGCCCCCTTCCCACCCCCGGCCTGA
- a CDS encoding mechanosensitive ion channel family protein, producing MHRVTVTPPIPIDVEAVTAKFETSTLTATDLLVAGIAIVAGFVLGAITRKAVARLIATVPGVRPTTGSILARLAGYVVVVFGFVIAFSALGLSFGPVITLLLMIALIAVLIGRPMLADLGAGVVLQARQPVQIGDVVQVCGGREGVVTEIDGRVVHVRTFDGWMVRMRNSQFMDDPIVSAARPDRIRVEFVIGLDYSTDLDRAVALTAETLAGVDGVLASPGPQVLIDEFGDSTINAKVWIWTDPITRWSVKDRAMRAVKRDLDANGIVIAFPQRVLHTAP from the coding sequence ATGCACCGTGTGACCGTGACACCACCGATCCCGATCGACGTCGAGGCGGTGACCGCCAAGTTCGAGACGAGCACACTGACTGCGACCGACCTTCTGGTCGCCGGCATCGCGATCGTCGCCGGGTTCGTCCTCGGCGCGATCACGAGGAAGGCGGTCGCCCGTCTCATCGCGACCGTTCCCGGCGTCCGTCCGACGACGGGCAGCATCCTCGCCCGACTCGCCGGCTACGTCGTGGTCGTGTTCGGCTTCGTGATCGCGTTCAGCGCGCTCGGGCTCAGCTTCGGCCCGGTGATCACGCTGCTGCTGATGATCGCCTTGATCGCCGTCCTGATCGGCCGGCCGATGCTCGCCGACCTGGGCGCCGGCGTCGTCCTGCAGGCGCGCCAACCGGTACAGATCGGCGATGTGGTGCAGGTCTGCGGCGGCCGTGAAGGCGTCGTGACGGAGATCGACGGTCGTGTCGTGCACGTGCGCACCTTCGACGGCTGGATGGTACGCATGCGCAACAGCCAGTTCATGGACGACCCGATCGTGTCGGCGGCACGTCCCGACCGCATTCGCGTCGAGTTCGTGATCGGCCTCGACTACTCGACCGACCTCGATCGCGCCGTCGCGCTCACGGCCGAGACCCTCGCCGGGGTCGACGGTGTGCTCGCGAGCCCCGGGCCACAGGTGCTGATCGACGAATTCGGCGACTCGACCATCAACGCCAAGGTCTGGATCTGGACCGATCCGATCACCCGCTGGTCGGTCAAGGATCGTGCCATGCGCGCCGTCAAGCGCGATCTCGACGCCAACGGCATCGTCATCGCGTTCCCGCAGCGCGTGCTCCACACCGCTCCGTAA
- a CDS encoding ATP-binding protein, whose amino-acid sequence MTTSATINGAVSSSSLSLPIGDVWRSCVELDGDERAPKAARAAVNEACGHRFGASTVVDIQLVVSELVTNCIEHGHADLVRLCLAGVGEKVSVTVASAAPLDGVPHPDAWCLPTATACSGRGLAMVGKIGSAGLRLTDSADDAWSAVTVSIEPRTA is encoded by the coding sequence ATGACCACGTCGGCCACGATCAACGGTGCAGTGAGCTCGTCTTCGTTGAGCCTCCCGATTGGCGACGTCTGGCGTTCGTGCGTCGAACTCGACGGCGACGAGCGAGCCCCGAAGGCTGCCCGAGCGGCAGTCAATGAGGCGTGCGGACATCGATTCGGCGCATCGACCGTCGTCGACATCCAGCTCGTGGTCTCGGAATTGGTGACCAACTGCATCGAACACGGGCACGCCGATCTTGTCCGGCTCTGTCTCGCCGGCGTCGGTGAGAAGGTCTCGGTCACGGTGGCATCGGCCGCACCGCTCGACGGCGTGCCGCACCCCGATGCCTGGTGTCTGCCGACGGCGACCGCATGTTCGGGTCGCGGCCTGGCCATGGTCGGCAAGATCGGCTCGGCCGGTCTGCGGTTGACCGACTCCGCCGACGACGCCTGGTCGGCGGTCACCGTGTCGATCGAACCCCGCACTGCCTGA
- a CDS encoding helix-turn-helix transcriptional regulator — protein MTSLQTQARALGDPTRHAIFQYLVEHSRAVDVAELTAHLGLHHNAIRQHLAKLLDAELIVESTVPNGGPGRPKLVYRVDPSTDSRWGPNGPYERLSWLLTELATSDTTPVEIGRRATAGDPIDPETSAVDALTAHLTSTGFDPTVEVDDSTVRFVLGPCPFASTAALAPKVVCELHRGMAMGIAERAGSITVEDLAVVDPHQGGCVLTCRLG, from the coding sequence ATGACCAGTCTGCAAACCCAAGCACGTGCGCTGGGTGACCCGACCCGTCACGCGATCTTCCAGTACCTCGTCGAGCACTCCCGCGCTGTCGACGTGGCCGAGCTGACCGCGCACCTCGGGCTGCACCACAACGCCATCCGACAACACCTCGCCAAGCTCCTCGACGCCGAGTTGATCGTCGAGTCCACCGTTCCGAACGGCGGACCCGGGCGACCGAAGCTCGTCTACCGAGTCGACCCGTCCACCGACAGCAGATGGGGCCCGAACGGGCCGTACGAACGGTTGTCGTGGCTCCTCACCGAACTCGCCACCTCGGACACCACGCCGGTCGAGATCGGCCGGCGAGCGACGGCCGGTGATCCCATCGATCCCGAGACATCGGCCGTCGACGCCTTGACGGCACACCTGACCTCGACGGGATTCGACCCGACCGTCGAGGTCGATGACTCGACGGTGCGCTTTGTGCTCGGGCCGTGCCCGTTCGCGTCGACGGCAGCGCTGGCGCCGAAGGTCGTGTGCGAACTGCACCGCGGTATGGCAATGGGCATCGCGGAACGAGCCGGCTCGATCACCGTCGAGGATCTGGCGGTCGTCGACCCGCATCAGGGCGGCTGCGTCCTGACCTGCCGACTCGGCTGA